In Bradyrhizobium guangxiense, the following are encoded in one genomic region:
- a CDS encoding MBL fold metallo-hydrolase has product MPFWTCETCGAQFPNGGNPPVSCVICEDERQFVNWKGQSFLTREELARAHRLVGRDDLGLTGIGLEPSFAIGQRALLVPQSDGCVMWDCIPLATDDAIQYVAALGGLKAIAISHPHYYGAAADWSDTFGGVPVYLHADDRAFVTRPHSSIVHWTGESHRISDDLLVLRTGGHFAGATMLHSARSAGGRGALLAGDIAQVTMDRRFVSFMYSYPNYMPLNAAAVRRIAAAVEPLAFDRIYGAWWGRNIASDAKAAFAASVARYLAAIA; this is encoded by the coding sequence ATGCCTTTCTGGACCTGCGAAACCTGCGGCGCGCAATTCCCGAACGGCGGAAATCCGCCCGTCTCCTGCGTGATCTGCGAGGACGAGCGGCAGTTCGTGAACTGGAAAGGGCAGAGCTTTCTCACGCGCGAAGAGCTTGCGCGGGCGCACCGACTGGTGGGACGCGACGATCTCGGCCTCACCGGCATCGGCCTGGAGCCGAGCTTCGCCATCGGCCAGCGCGCGTTGCTGGTGCCTCAAAGCGACGGCTGCGTCATGTGGGATTGCATTCCGCTGGCAACCGATGACGCCATCCAATATGTCGCAGCACTCGGCGGATTGAAGGCGATTGCGATTTCGCATCCGCACTATTACGGCGCGGCCGCCGACTGGAGCGATACTTTCGGCGGCGTGCCGGTCTATCTGCATGCCGACGATCGCGCTTTCGTCACGCGGCCGCATTCCTCGATCGTGCACTGGACCGGCGAAAGTCACCGCATCTCCGACGATCTGCTGGTGCTGCGCACCGGCGGTCACTTCGCCGGTGCCACCATGCTGCATTCGGCGCGGAGTGCCGGGGGCAGGGGTGCGCTGCTCGCTGGCGACATCGCACAGGTGACGATGGACCGCCGCTTCGTCAGCTTCATGTACTCCTATCCCAACTACATGCCGCTCAACGCCGCGGCGGTGCGGCGGATCGCGGCCGCCGTCGAGCCGCTCGCCTTCGATCGCATCTATGGCGCGTGGTGGGGGCGCAACATTGCCAGCGACGCCAAGGCCGCCTTCGCGGCGTCGGTTGCGCGTTATCTGGCGGCCATCGCCTGA
- a CDS encoding ABC transporter permease: MRFDNVFQLGIKELRGLVRDPMLLVLIVYSFTLAVYAGARALPETLNRAAIAVVDEDHSPISTRIEMAFTTPYFSEPRLISQYEMDRRMDAGLDTFALDVPPDFQRDLLARKSPTIQLNVDATRISQAFNGGGYVEQIVSAEIAEFLAHTRGAQTVPIELALRARFNPELKKSWFGAIDHVITSITMLSIILTGAALIREREHGTIEHLLVMPVTPLEIMVSKVWSMGAVVLVASALSIAFVVKGWLEVTIDGSLALFLVGAALQLFATTSMGIFLATVAGSMPQFGMLLIMILLPLQTLSGSMTPRESMPQFVQDIMLAAPNTHFVMLAQAILFRGAGLEAVWLQLVALAVIGGVFFVIAQRRFRAFLA; the protein is encoded by the coding sequence ATGCGCTTCGACAACGTATTTCAGCTCGGCATCAAGGAACTGCGCGGTCTCGTCCGCGACCCGATGCTGCTCGTGCTGATCGTGTATTCCTTCACGCTGGCCGTCTATGCCGGCGCCAGGGCGCTGCCGGAAACGTTGAACCGCGCCGCGATAGCGGTCGTCGACGAAGACCATTCGCCGATCTCGACCCGCATCGAGATGGCGTTCACGACGCCCTATTTCTCCGAGCCGCGCCTGATCTCGCAATACGAGATGGACCGGAGGATGGACGCCGGCCTCGACACTTTCGCGCTGGACGTCCCGCCCGACTTCCAGCGTGACCTGCTGGCGCGCAAATCGCCCACGATCCAGCTCAACGTCGATGCGACGCGCATCTCGCAGGCATTCAACGGCGGCGGCTATGTCGAGCAGATCGTCAGCGCGGAAATAGCCGAATTCCTGGCGCACACGCGGGGTGCCCAGACCGTGCCGATCGAGCTGGCGCTGCGGGCACGATTCAATCCGGAGCTGAAGAAATCCTGGTTCGGCGCCATCGACCACGTGATCACCTCGATCACGATGCTCTCGATCATCCTGACCGGCGCGGCGCTGATCCGCGAGCGCGAGCATGGCACGATCGAGCACCTCCTGGTGATGCCGGTCACGCCGCTGGAGATCATGGTGAGCAAGGTCTGGTCGATGGGAGCCGTGGTGCTGGTCGCCTCCGCGCTGTCGATCGCCTTTGTCGTCAAGGGATGGCTCGAGGTCACGATCGACGGCTCGCTCGCACTGTTCCTCGTGGGCGCCGCGCTGCAGCTGTTTGCCACCACCAGCATGGGCATCTTTCTTGCGACCGTCGCCGGATCGATGCCGCAGTTCGGCATGCTCCTGATCATGATCCTGCTGCCGCTGCAGACCCTGTCGGGCAGCATGACGCCGCGGGAGAGCATGCCGCAATTCGTCCAGGACATCATGCTGGCGGCGCCCAACACGCATTTCGTGATGCTGGCCCAGGCGATCCTGTTCCGCGGCGCGGGCCTCGAGGCGGTGTGGCTGCAGCTGGTCGCGCTCGCCGTGATCGGCGGCGTCTTCTTCGTGATTGCCCAGCGCCGGTTCCGCGCGTTCCTGGCCTGA
- a CDS encoding DUF2059 domain-containing protein, with amino-acid sequence MSRRVLTIAGVLLLMVCGASAQAPAPEAMTASRKLVLTLGIANQYRAQLPQLLLRLRPVVAQDRPEIERDYDAMTAPGAEIYAPLLASLIDQIAALYAQNFSLDELRQIEAFYAQPTGKKFLEKSDALAQASAQIGQEVSQKAADELKQRLIEALRQKGHKL; translated from the coding sequence ATGTCCAGACGTGTATTGACGATCGCCGGCGTCCTCCTGCTCATGGTCTGCGGCGCCTCCGCGCAAGCACCCGCGCCCGAGGCGATGACCGCATCCCGCAAGCTCGTTCTCACCCTGGGGATCGCGAACCAGTATCGCGCGCAGCTGCCACAGCTCCTGCTCAGGCTCCGACCCGTGGTCGCGCAGGACCGGCCGGAGATCGAGCGCGACTACGACGCGATGACGGCGCCCGGCGCCGAGATCTACGCCCCGTTGCTGGCATCGCTGATCGACCAGATCGCGGCGCTCTATGCCCAGAACTTCAGTCTGGACGAGCTGCGTCAGATCGAGGCGTTCTATGCCCAGCCCACGGGCAAGAAGTTCCTGGAGAAGTCGGACGCGCTGGCACAGGCCAGCGCGCAAATCGGCCAGGAGGTCAGCCAGAAGGCGGCCGACGAGCTGAAGCAGCGCCTGATCGAGGCGCTGCGCCAGAAGGGCCACAAGCTCTGA
- the rbbA gene encoding ribosome-associated ATPase/putative transporter RbbA — translation MSTTAAAEPAAARGSVVRLEDVGLSYGKTRALDAITLDLPSGCMVGLIGPDGVGKSSLLSLIAGARAIQQGRVYVLGGDMASSRHRRNVCPDIAYLPQGLGKNLYPTLSVFENIDFFGRLFGHDRAERNRRIAGLLRDTGLTPFADRPAANLSGGMKQKVGLCCALIHDPELLILDEPTTGVDPLSRRQFWELITSIRDSRPGMSVIVSTAYMEEAAQFDFLIAMNAGRVLATGTPAELKRQTGAETLDEAFIRLLPDADRSNHADVVIPPRAEDHDEIAIEADHLTRRFNGFVAVDDVSFRIRKGEIFGFLGSNGCGKTTTMKMLTGLLPVSEGTARLFGNTIDAGDMSVRRRIGYMSQGFSLYSELTVVQNLNLHARLFELPAEAIAPRIDEMIARFELADVADALPDALPLGLRQRLSLAVAMIHAPDILILDEPTSGVDPIARDHFWQILAELSRKDNVTIFVSTHFMNEAERCDRVSLMHAGKVLTSDTPAAIVAARGTTTLEQAFIACLEEAIADTPDAAGQPTAAPAMPAEGTAAPRKRGMTFNPTRMLAYSRREALELRRDPIRATLAILGSVLLLFVLGYGISMDVENLTFAVLDRDDSAISRDYSLQIAGSRYFAEKSPIIDYADLDRRMRAGEIGLAIELPPGFGRDVSRGRHVEVGAWVDGANPTRAETLRSYAQAIHASWLAQKGRELYGEAAIAGAFQLQLRYRYNPDVISVVAMAPGIIPLLLVMIPAVLAALAVVREKELGSIVNFYVTPVTRLEFLLGTQLPYVVLAFGNFLLLVAFALAVFRVPFTGSFPTYALAALLYVTATTGMGLVISAFMNSQIAALFGTVLVTLIPAIQYSGLIDPVSSLQGLGALIGRIYPTTYFVTISRGTFSKGLGFDTLHNDLLALAIMVPVLVIAGSMLLKKQAR, via the coding sequence ATGAGCACGACGGCCGCAGCCGAGCCAGCTGCCGCGCGCGGCAGCGTGGTGCGCCTCGAGGACGTGGGCCTGAGCTACGGCAAGACCCGCGCACTGGATGCGATCACGCTCGACCTGCCATCCGGCTGCATGGTCGGACTGATCGGCCCCGACGGCGTCGGCAAATCGAGCCTGCTCTCGCTGATCGCCGGTGCGCGTGCGATCCAGCAGGGACGCGTCTACGTGCTCGGCGGCGACATGGCCAGTTCGCGGCACCGCCGGAACGTATGCCCTGATATCGCCTACCTGCCGCAGGGGCTCGGCAAGAATCTCTATCCGACGCTGTCGGTGTTCGAGAATATCGACTTCTTCGGCCGCCTGTTCGGACACGACAGGGCCGAACGGAACAGGCGGATCGCCGGCCTGCTGCGCGACACCGGACTGACGCCCTTCGCCGACCGGCCGGCGGCAAATCTCTCCGGCGGCATGAAGCAGAAAGTCGGCCTGTGCTGCGCCCTGATCCACGATCCCGAGCTCTTGATCCTGGACGAGCCGACCACCGGCGTCGATCCGCTGTCTCGCCGTCAGTTCTGGGAATTGATAACTTCGATCCGCGACAGCCGGCCGGGCATGAGCGTGATCGTCTCGACCGCCTATATGGAAGAGGCCGCGCAGTTCGACTTCCTGATCGCGATGAATGCCGGCCGCGTGCTGGCGACCGGAACGCCCGCCGAACTCAAGCGGCAGACCGGAGCCGAGACGCTCGACGAGGCCTTCATCCGCCTCTTGCCCGATGCGGATCGTAGCAACCATGCCGACGTCGTCATCCCCCCGCGCGCCGAGGACCATGACGAGATCGCGATCGAGGCCGATCATCTCACCCGGCGGTTCAACGGTTTCGTGGCCGTCGACGACGTCAGCTTCCGCATCAGGAAGGGGGAGATCTTCGGCTTTCTCGGCTCGAACGGATGCGGCAAGACAACGACCATGAAGATGCTCACCGGCCTCCTGCCGGTGAGCGAAGGCACTGCGCGGCTATTCGGCAACACCATCGATGCCGGCGACATGTCGGTGCGGCGGCGCATCGGCTACATGTCGCAGGGCTTCTCGCTCTATTCGGAGCTCACGGTCGTGCAAAATCTCAACCTGCATGCGCGGCTGTTCGAGCTGCCGGCCGAAGCCATCGCCCCGCGCATCGACGAGATGATCGCCCGATTCGAGCTTGCCGACGTCGCCGACGCGCTGCCCGATGCGCTGCCGCTCGGCCTGCGGCAGCGATTGTCGCTGGCGGTCGCCATGATCCATGCGCCCGACATCCTCATCCTCGACGAGCCGACCTCCGGCGTCGATCCGATCGCGCGCGACCACTTCTGGCAGATCCTCGCCGAGCTCTCCCGCAAGGACAACGTCACCATCTTCGTCTCAACCCATTTCATGAACGAGGCCGAGCGCTGCGACCGGGTCTCGCTGATGCATGCCGGCAAGGTGCTGACCTCGGACACGCCCGCGGCGATCGTGGCTGCGCGCGGCACCACGACGCTGGAGCAGGCCTTCATCGCCTGCCTGGAAGAGGCGATCGCCGACACCCCGGATGCCGCCGGCCAGCCGACGGCCGCACCGGCCATGCCGGCGGAGGGGACGGCGGCGCCGCGCAAGCGCGGCATGACGTTCAACCCGACCCGCATGCTCGCTTATTCGCGCCGCGAGGCGCTCGAGCTGCGGCGCGATCCGATCCGCGCCACGCTCGCGATCCTCGGCAGCGTGCTGCTGCTGTTCGTGCTCGGCTACGGCATCAGCATGGACGTCGAGAACCTGACCTTCGCCGTGCTCGACCGCGACGACAGCGCGATCAGCCGCGACTACAGCCTTCAGATCGCAGGCTCGCGCTATTTCGCAGAGAAATCCCCGATCATCGACTATGCCGATCTCGACCGCCGCATGCGCGCCGGCGAGATCGGCCTCGCCATCGAGCTGCCGCCGGGCTTCGGCCGCGACGTCAGCCGCGGCCGCCATGTCGAGGTCGGCGCCTGGGTCGACGGCGCCAATCCGACACGGGCCGAAACGCTGCGCTCCTACGCGCAGGCGATCCACGCCTCCTGGCTCGCGCAAAAGGGCCGCGAGCTCTACGGCGAGGCGGCGATCGCCGGCGCCTTCCAGCTCCAGCTGCGCTACCGCTACAATCCCGATGTCATCAGCGTCGTCGCCATGGCGCCCGGCATCATCCCGCTGCTACTGGTCATGATTCCGGCCGTGCTCGCCGCCCTCGCAGTCGTGCGCGAGAAGGAGCTCGGCTCGATCGTCAATTTCTACGTGACGCCGGTGACGCGGCTGGAATTCCTGCTCGGCACGCAGCTGCCCTATGTCGTGCTGGCCTTCGGCAACTTCCTCCTCCTGGTCGCCTTTGCCCTCGCAGTCTTCCGGGTCCCCTTCACCGGGAGCTTTCCGACCTACGCTCTTGCGGCACTGCTCTACGTCACGGCGACGACCGGCATGGGGCTGGTGATCTCGGCGTTCATGAACAGCCAGATCGCGGCCTTGTTCGGCACTGTCCTGGTCACGCTGATTCCGGCCATCCAGTATTCCGGACTGATCGACCCTGTTTCATCGCTCCAGGGACTTGGTGCCCTGATCGGGCGGATCTACCCCACCACCTATTTCGTCACGATCTCGCGCGGCACCTTCTCAAAGGGCCTGGGGTTCGACACCCTCCACAACGATCTCTTGGCGCTCGCCATCATGGTGCCGGTCCTGGTGATTGCCGGTTCGATGCTGCTGAAGAAACAGGCCCGCTGA
- a CDS encoding MFS transporter has product MTSRSPSPSRLWPLFALNFFMADMQSGIGPFVGVFLQERGWVTGLIGTTMTIGNVAGMLITTPIGGFIDSSRNKRLWVVIPGICVVLASAIILISQNFWAVTFSQVAQSLASAAIVPAVTGITLGIAKQKGFNALNGRNQAFNHAGNMVGAALSGYLGYKYGYVAVFVLAAVFGAIAIACVMMIPAKAIDDHAARGSKEDDSKAPPDAMTMLLKHKALLVLALALAVFHLGNAAIVPLYGLAAVAEGQANGPSFVATTVVIAQGVMIVTSLIAMKAASKRNYWPIILVSFMFLPVRGVLAFFVTGWWGVVPMQVLDGIGTGLQTVAVPGMVARALNGTGRINLGQGAVITVQGVGASLSPAIGGWIAQWIGYGPTFLLLGGFGLASMALWLAFGAAVKKY; this is encoded by the coding sequence ATGACATCGCGGTCCCCTTCCCCATCCCGCCTCTGGCCCCTTTTCGCGCTCAACTTCTTCATGGCCGACATGCAGTCGGGCATCGGTCCGTTCGTCGGCGTCTTCCTGCAGGAGCGCGGCTGGGTGACCGGGCTGATCGGCACGACGATGACGATCGGCAATGTCGCGGGCATGCTGATCACGACGCCGATCGGCGGCTTCATCGATTCCAGCCGTAACAAGCGGCTATGGGTCGTCATTCCCGGCATCTGCGTCGTTCTCGCCTCCGCGATCATCCTGATCTCGCAGAATTTCTGGGCCGTGACTTTCTCGCAAGTCGCGCAGTCGCTGGCGAGCGCCGCCATCGTGCCGGCGGTGACGGGCATCACGCTCGGCATCGCCAAGCAGAAGGGCTTCAACGCCCTGAACGGCCGCAATCAGGCCTTCAACCACGCCGGCAACATGGTCGGTGCGGCGTTGTCGGGCTATCTCGGCTACAAATACGGCTATGTCGCTGTGTTCGTGCTGGCGGCCGTGTTCGGCGCCATCGCGATCGCCTGCGTGATGATGATCCCCGCCAAGGCCATCGACGACCATGCTGCGCGCGGCAGCAAGGAAGACGATTCCAAGGCTCCGCCGGACGCGATGACGATGCTACTCAAGCACAAGGCGCTGCTGGTGCTGGCGTTGGCGCTCGCGGTATTTCATCTCGGCAATGCGGCGATCGTTCCGCTCTACGGACTTGCGGCTGTCGCCGAAGGACAGGCCAACGGCCCGAGCTTCGTCGCGACCACCGTGGTGATCGCGCAGGGCGTGATGATCGTGACCTCGCTGATCGCGATGAAGGCCGCGAGCAAGCGCAATTACTGGCCGATCATCCTGGTGTCCTTCATGTTCCTGCCCGTTCGTGGCGTGCTCGCCTTCTTCGTCACGGGATGGTGGGGGGTGGTGCCGATGCAGGTGCTCGACGGCATCGGCACCGGGCTGCAGACGGTCGCCGTTCCCGGCATGGTCGCACGCGCGCTCAACGGCACCGGCCGCATCAATCTCGGCCAGGGCGCCGTGATCACGGTCCAGGGCGTCGGCGCCAGCCTCAGCCCCGCGATCGGCGGCTGGATCGCGCAATGGATCGGCTACGGGCCGACCTTCCTGCTGCTCGGCGGCTTCGGCCTCGCCTCGATGGCGCTTTGGCTGGCCTTCGGGGCGGCGGTGAAGAAGTACTGA
- a CDS encoding ABC transporter substrate-binding protein, whose protein sequence is MCRIIMRAAFAAGLASLAINPSLAQQAPLKIGVLSDFSSVYSDIGGMGNVEATKMAIEDFGGQMFGKPIEMVSADVLNKPDVASTIARKWWETEGVDMIIDLPTSATALAVMELSKQYEKVMIVTDAASSDITGKSCSPYTAHWTYDTYANAHTVGSAIVKNGGDTWFFLTADYVFGHSVERDTGDVVKAAGGKVLGSVKHPLNTADFSSFLLQAQASKAKIIGLANGGGDTINAIKQAGEFGIVAGGQNLAAIVMFISDVHSLGLKLAQGLIITEAYYWDLNDKTRGFGKRFMERVKRMPTMNQAATYSATLHYLKAVQAAGTRDTKTVMAKMRELPVRDAFTDNGVLREDGRMVHSMFLFQVKKPEESKGPWDYYKLLAEVPADQAFRPLKDGGCPLVK, encoded by the coding sequence ATGTGCCGGATTATTATGCGTGCCGCCTTCGCGGCCGGGCTCGCATCGCTCGCCATCAATCCATCCCTCGCCCAGCAGGCGCCGCTCAAGATCGGGGTGCTCTCCGACTTCTCCTCCGTCTATTCCGACATTGGCGGCATGGGGAATGTCGAGGCCACCAAAATGGCGATCGAGGATTTCGGCGGTCAGATGTTCGGCAAGCCGATCGAGATGGTCTCGGCCGACGTGCTCAACAAGCCCGACGTCGCCTCCACCATCGCACGCAAATGGTGGGAGACCGAAGGCGTCGACATGATCATCGATCTGCCGACGTCGGCGACCGCGCTTGCGGTGATGGAGCTGTCGAAGCAGTACGAGAAAGTCATGATCGTGACGGATGCGGCGAGCTCCGACATCACCGGCAAATCGTGCTCGCCCTATACGGCGCACTGGACCTACGACACCTACGCCAACGCGCACACAGTGGGCAGCGCCATCGTCAAGAACGGCGGCGACACCTGGTTCTTCCTCACCGCCGACTACGTGTTCGGCCATTCGGTCGAACGCGATACCGGTGATGTCGTCAAGGCCGCGGGCGGCAAGGTGCTGGGCAGCGTCAAGCATCCGCTCAATACGGCGGATTTCTCCTCGTTCCTGCTCCAGGCCCAGGCGTCCAAGGCCAAGATCATCGGCCTCGCCAACGGCGGCGGCGACACCATCAATGCGATCAAGCAGGCCGGCGAGTTCGGTATCGTCGCCGGCGGCCAGAACCTGGCCGCGATCGTGATGTTCATCTCCGACGTGCACAGCCTGGGCTTGAAGCTCGCGCAAGGCCTGATCATTACTGAAGCCTATTACTGGGATCTCAACGACAAGACCCGCGGCTTCGGCAAGCGCTTCATGGAGCGCGTCAAGCGCATGCCGACGATGAACCAGGCGGCGACGTACAGCGCAACACTGCATTACCTCAAGGCGGTGCAGGCCGCCGGCACCCGCGACACCAAGACGGTGATGGCGAAGATGCGCGAGCTGCCGGTGCGCGACGCCTTCACCGACAACGGCGTGCTGCGCGAGGACGGCCGCATGGTGCACAGCATGTTCCTGTTCCAGGTCAAGAAGCCGGAGGAATCGAAGGGGCCGTGGGATTACTACAAGCTGCTCGCCGAGGTGCCTGCCGACCAGGCGTTCCGCCCGCTGAAAGATGGCGGCTGCCCGCTTGTGAAGTGA
- a CDS encoding acyl-CoA synthetase: MTCDTTATISKAREHSIGDLLRRSAGREPSKLAVSCGSMSWTFAEMDAICNRLGRGLLGLGVKKGDRLAVLSRNSHAFAALRFAVARIGAVLVPINFMLNPDEINFILRSSGAKLLATGPDFVEPAKAASAKDCAVEKMIWLPGEDPATAPVGLTTFDDLLHADGSFLEVSVDSRDLAQIVYTSGTESLPKGAMLTHEAVMWQYVSCIIDGGMNVEDKLLHALPLYHCAQLDVFLGPQIYLGASGVITGKPTADNILALIQAHKITSFFAPPTIWIAMLRSPNFDKTDLATLQKGYYGASIMPVEVLLELQRRLPNVRFWNFYGQTEIAPLATVLRPEDQLRKAGSAGKPVLNVETRVVNTAMEDVKVGEVGEIVHRSPHLLSGYYNDPVKTAAAFAGGWFHSGDLATIDDEGHITVVDRVKDMIKTGGENVASREVEEMVYRIPGVSEVAVVGLPDPRWIEAVTAIVVVKSGETLDEEAVIKHCAGQMAHFKVPKRVIFVDALPKNPSGKLLKRELRQRFVGGETLDKAVQKSFGT, encoded by the coding sequence ATGACCTGCGACACCACAGCTACCATCTCGAAAGCCCGCGAGCATTCCATCGGCGATCTCCTACGCCGGTCGGCGGGCCGCGAGCCGAGCAAGCTCGCGGTGAGCTGCGGCAGCATGAGCTGGACCTTTGCCGAGATGGATGCGATCTGCAACCGGCTCGGCCGCGGCCTGCTCGGTCTCGGCGTCAAGAAGGGTGATCGCCTCGCGGTGCTCTCGCGCAACTCGCATGCGTTTGCGGCGCTGCGTTTTGCGGTGGCGCGGATCGGGGCGGTGCTGGTGCCGATCAATTTCATGCTCAACCCAGACGAGATCAATTTCATCCTCAGGAGTTCGGGCGCCAAGCTGCTCGCGACCGGCCCCGATTTCGTCGAGCCGGCGAAGGCCGCGAGCGCCAAGGATTGCGCAGTCGAGAAGATGATCTGGCTGCCGGGGGAGGATCCAGCCACGGCGCCCGTGGGCCTCACCACCTTCGACGATCTGCTTCATGCCGACGGCTCGTTTCTGGAGGTGTCGGTCGACAGCCGCGATCTCGCGCAGATCGTCTACACCTCAGGCACAGAATCGCTGCCCAAGGGCGCGATGCTGACCCATGAAGCCGTGATGTGGCAGTATGTCAGCTGCATCATCGATGGCGGCATGAACGTGGAGGACAAGTTGCTCCACGCCCTGCCGCTCTATCACTGCGCCCAGCTGGACGTGTTCCTGGGGCCGCAGATCTATCTCGGCGCCTCCGGCGTCATCACCGGCAAGCCCACGGCCGACAACATTCTGGCGCTGATCCAGGCGCACAAGATCACGTCCTTCTTTGCACCGCCGACGATCTGGATCGCGATGCTGCGCTCGCCGAATTTCGACAAGACCGATCTGGCGACGCTGCAGAAAGGCTATTACGGCGCCTCGATCATGCCGGTGGAAGTATTGCTAGAACTGCAGCGCCGCTTGCCGAATGTAAGATTCTGGAACTTCTACGGCCAGACCGAGATCGCGCCGCTCGCGACCGTGCTGCGTCCCGAGGACCAGCTGCGCAAGGCAGGCTCGGCCGGCAAGCCCGTGCTCAATGTCGAGACGCGCGTGGTCAATACGGCGATGGAGGACGTCAAGGTCGGCGAAGTCGGCGAGATCGTGCACCGCTCGCCGCATCTGCTCTCCGGCTATTACAACGATCCCGTCAAGACCGCGGCGGCGTTTGCGGGCGGCTGGTTTCACTCTGGCGATCTCGCCACGATCGACGACGAGGGCCACATCACCGTGGTCGATCGCGTCAAGGACATGATCAAGACCGGCGGCGAGAACGTCGCCAGCCGCGAGGTCGAGGAGATGGTCTATCGCATCCCGGGGGTCTCCGAGGTCGCCGTGGTCGGCCTGCCCGATCCGCGCTGGATCGAGGCGGTGACCGCCATCGTCGTGGTCAAGAGCGGCGAGACGCTGGACGAGGAGGCCGTCATCAAGCACTGCGCCGGCCAGATGGCACATTTCAAGGTGCCCAAGCGCGTCATCTTCGTCGATGCCTTGCCGAAGAATCCGAGCGGCAAGCTGCTCAAGCGCGAGCTGCGCCAGCGCTTCGTCGGCGGCGAGACGCTGGACAAGGCGGTGCAGAAGAGCTTTGGCACCTGA
- a CDS encoding HlyD family secretion protein, with product MNFTPGRVVAAIAILLAGGGYYYWQHRDSNPLPAGFARGNGRIEAVEIDIATKTPGRIGEILVNEGDFVRAGQILARMDTEQLQAQRRQADAQLQRATINVETAKSLVNQREAERKAAEAVVDQRMAQLDTTSRKLDRSEQLIKTSAVSQQVLDDDRSANATAKAALAASQAQVAASEAAISSSRAMVIDAGAAVDAAKAAIESINADLNDSVLKAPRDGRVQYRVSQPGEVLAAGGRVLNMVDLGDVYMTFFLPTAAAGRVAIGAEVRLVLDAIPQYVIPAKATFVADVAQFTPKTVETEEERQKLMFRVKAHIAPDLLRQHIEQVKTGLPGMAYVQLDPAAQWPDNLKIKLTR from the coding sequence ATGAACTTTACACCCGGTCGGGTCGTCGCCGCGATCGCCATTCTGCTCGCGGGTGGCGGCTATTACTATTGGCAGCACCGCGATTCCAACCCGCTGCCGGCAGGCTTCGCCCGCGGCAACGGCCGCATCGAAGCGGTCGAGATCGACATCGCGACCAAGACGCCGGGACGGATTGGCGAGATCCTGGTCAACGAAGGCGATTTCGTCCGCGCCGGTCAGATTCTGGCCCGAATGGACACCGAGCAATTGCAGGCCCAGCGCCGCCAGGCCGACGCGCAGCTTCAGCGCGCAACGATCAACGTGGAGACAGCCAAGAGCCTGGTGAACCAGCGCGAAGCCGAACGCAAGGCCGCCGAAGCCGTCGTCGACCAGCGCATGGCCCAGCTCGACACCACGAGTCGCAAGCTCGATCGGTCCGAGCAGCTGATCAAGACCAGCGCGGTGTCGCAGCAGGTGCTGGACGACGATCGCTCCGCCAACGCCACGGCAAAGGCGGCACTCGCCGCGTCCCAGGCCCAGGTCGCGGCATCGGAAGCCGCGATCAGTTCCTCCCGCGCCATGGTGATCGACGCCGGCGCCGCAGTCGACGCCGCCAAGGCCGCGATCGAAAGCATCAATGCCGACCTCAATGACAGCGTGCTGAAGGCGCCGCGCGACGGCCGCGTTCAGTATCGCGTGTCGCAGCCCGGCGAGGTGCTCGCCGCCGGAGGCCGCGTTCTCAACATGGTCGACCTCGGTGACGTCTACATGACGTTCTTCCTGCCGACAGCGGCGGCCGGCCGCGTCGCGATCGGCGCCGAGGTCCGGCTCGTGCTGGACGCCATCCCGCAATATGTGATCCCTGCCAAGGCCACTTTCGTCGCCGACGTCGCGCAGTTCACGCCCAAGACCGTCGAGACCGAGGAGGAACGCCAGAAGTTGATGTTCCGTGTCAAGGCGCATATCGCGCCCGATCTGCTGCGCCAGCACATCGAGCAAGTGAAGACAGGCCTGCCCGGCATGGCCTATGTGCAGCTCGATCCGGCCGCGCAATGGCCCGACAACCTCAAGATCAAGCTGACGAGATGA